The Deltaproteobacteria bacterium genome includes the window CTGAAGAACAACCGGGAAGGGGCCGAATCATCCGAGGCGAAACGAGTGTCTGAAAACCCGGCGACCATGGATCACCTGATGGCCCTTGTCTGGCGGTCGCGTGACCGCTCAATCCGCCGAACCGCCGTATGAGGACCCGCATGTACGGTGGTGTGACAGGGAAAGCTTGTAAAAGCCTACCTATGTCGATGTAAGGAGCCCCTAAAGTATTTTGTCCGGATGCCGATACGCCGGTCAAAGTGTCCGAAATTTTCAAAAAAAGGGGGCTTGGAAATGGGCATCAATTTCATCGACAACCTGAACATGAAGGCCAAGACCGTCCTGATCCTCGCTGTTCTATTCGTCGGGTTTGTGTGCGTGGGTTGGTTCGTCCGCGGGATGGACGAAAACGTGGAACTTGCCGTACATCGCATTATGGAGGTGGACGATCTCATTAGACATGTGGATGATGCCATGGCAGCCATTCGGGGCTTTCACCTCATGGGCAAGGAAGAATTCAGGGCGGAGTACGAAAAGGATATTGACGAGTTCTCCAGGGAAGGGGAGGACCTGCACAAAATACTTGAGTCGAAAGACAACAGAGACCGTCTGAACGGCATCCTGAAAAACGTGAAGGAATGGCGCGATCTGAACGCCCCTCGCTGGGATCTCATGCGAAAGGACATCGCCTCTGGAAGGTCCCTTGAAGGAGAGGACCGGAAAAGGCTTGATGAGATCACGGAAAAGTCGGCAGAGATGCACAAAAAGACCATGTCCGACCTCATGGTCTTACAGGATGACATAAAGGACAGCAACTTAGGCCGCATACACCGGGGATACATCAACACAGTTATTGCCATCGCGCTCACGTTTCTTGTGGTTTCCGCCTTTGTCTTTCTTGTGCTCTCACGTCTCGGAGGAGCCATTCGAGAGGCCAATCAGGCGGTCGTGTGCCTGGCTGAGGGGGATTTCTCGTTTGATGTGCGGCCCAGAGGGAAGGACGAGGCTGGCCAGATGCTTGCTGCCATCAAGGCCACGAAGGAGGCGCTCGCCGGTCTCATCTCAAAGGTAAAGGCGTCTGCCGAGGCAGTTGCCGGCAAGGGGGTTGAACTTCAGGCCGCATCGGTCCAGTTCTCAGGGGCGGCTGAAAAGGATGTTTCCTCCGCCCTCGCCGTGCGGAACGGGGCCGAGTCCGCCTCGGCAAGCGTCTCTGCTGTGGCGGCTGCAATGGAGGAGATGACCGCAACCATCTCCGAGATCAGCCGGAACACGGTCCAGGCCAAGGACGCCTCTGACAGGGCCAGCTCCGAGGCGACAGAGGCCCAGGCGGTGGTGAGTGCCCTTTCGGCCGCGGCCGCAAAGGTAGGGGAGATGAGCAGGCTCATAGGTTCCATTGCCGAGCAGACCAATCTCCTTGCCTTGAACGCCACTATCGAGGCAGCGCGGGCCGGGGAGGCCGGAAAGGGCTTTGCCGTGGTGGCGAACGAGGTGAAGGAGCTTGCCAAACAGACCGCCCAGTCCGTGACCGAGATAGACGCGATCGTGAGGAACATCCAGGAGGGTACGGCGGGTGCCGCAGATGTGGTCACAAGGATCACGGACGCAATACGCCTCGTGACCGACATGACCAACAGCATAGCATCCGCAATAGAGGAGCAGACCGCAGCAAGCGCTGAGATAGCAGGAAGGCTCCAGCAGGCGGACGGGGAGGTCCGGGGTATGGCAGATCTCGCCTCCGGGATCGTTGATGCGAGCAACGAGACCGCTGAGGTCTCGAACAGGGTGAAGGCAGCGGCAGATAGCCTTAAGACCGTCTCGGACGAGCTTGCAAAGGATGTCTCGGCCTTCAGGCTCTGATCCTGCCAAAAGACCTATACTAATACCTTGAGAACAGGAGATTTTTATGAAATTTCTTTCTGACATGTCCATTGGGACGAAGATCATAGCCATCACGGCAGGGGTGATTGCCTTCGTGGCCATGGTGTTACTCGTGGCTTACTGGAAAATCAGTAAGGCCGACATAGAGGACCATGCTGAGGAAAAGGCCAGGGCCATCATTTTACAGGCCGAGGCCATGCGGGAGATCATGGCGGCTCATCATGCAGATGGGGCCTTTAACGCGTATGTAGAGGATATTAAACGGGATCTCGCGAATGCGGATCCCGCAGTACGCAAGGAGGCGATAGGCAGGTTTCTCGGCACCGTACCTGTGGTGAACTCTATGATGCTCATGGCAAAAAACGCCAAGGAAGGCGGTTACATCCTGCGTGTGCCCAAGGAGGACCCGAGAAATCCGGCCAACGCACCCGATCCTGTGGAGCGCGATGTCTTGAAAAAACTCGAGACAGGCGCCCGTGAGTGGAGGGTGGTAGGGGAATACAAGGATCCGGAAGGCGGTTTGATGAGACCGGCGCTTCGGTTCTTCAGACCCATCGTCCTCACGGAGGAATGCCTGGCGTGTCACGGGGATCCGGCCACATCCGCAAAACACTGGGGGAATTCCGACGGACTTGATCCTACTGGGGCCCGCATGGAGGGCTGGAAGGCCGGTGAGGTGCACGGTGCCTTTGAGATCGTCTATTTCCTCGACGGACCCATGGCTGCCATGAAGAAGAACCTTCTCATCGGCGCCATGTTGGCAGTCTCCGGGGTCCTCGTCCTCGCCGCTTTGATCACGTGGGTCACGAGGCGTGTGCTCACGCGGCCGCTGGATCACCTGATCCGGCATGCAGAACTGGTCTCGGCCGGCGATATCTCCCAGGATGTCCCGGTCACTGGGCGGGACGAGATGGGGAGGCTCGCTGCGGCCTTCAACGGGATGCTCCAGGGCCTGAGGGGCATTATCGGCAATGTGAAGGAGAGCGTCGAAGTGGTGACAGAGGCATCCCGGCTACTTCTCGACATGAGCAGGTCCATGGGAGAGCGGAGCGAGATCACCTCGAAGGATGCGGCCCAGGCCTCGGAAACGAGTCGGCTCGCAAGTGAGAACATCCAGACGATCGCCGCGTCGGTCAGGGATTTTTCCATCGCCTCCCAGGAGATCGCGACGAATGTCACACAGGCCGCGACCATCAGCAACCAGGCAAAATGCCGCATGGACGATTCAAGAGAATATATCCAAAAACTCGGGCTCAACTCCCAGGAGATCGGCAGGGCGACGCGGCTCATCGTGGAGATCGTCGAACAGACCAACCTTCTTGCCCTGAACGCGACCATCGAGGCCGCCCGCGCCGGAGAAGCGGGAAAGGGATTTGCGGTCGTGGCGAACGAGGTCAAAGAGCTTGCAAAACAGACTGCCCAGGCAGCAGAAGAGATCACCGCAATGGTGCAGGTCATCCAGGAAGACAGCTCCAGGACCGTGGATGCCATTGAGTCCGTCAGCGCGATCATCGACCAGTTGAACGACATCGACAACACCATTGCCTCGGCCGTGGAGGAACAGACCGCAACAGTGAGTGAGATCACCAGGAATATCGATCATGCTGCCGTCGGCACGAGCGAGGTCTCGAAGATCGTGCATGATGTGGCCGCCGGCTCGGAAGAAACCGCGAAGATTGCCGCTGCCACACGCGAGCAGGCAATACGGCTTGCCGGATTGGCGGATCAAATGAGGAACGTCATCGGGGCGTTCAGGGTCTGAGGAGATAGATCCTCCACCGGTGTCTTGAATCCTCGTCCAGAACGGGATAATAGCAGAGGAGGCCGAGGAACGTGTAGTCCTGTCCTTGGCCCCTACAATCCTGGGTTATGATCCTATAGCCTGTGGGAGCGAAAGATCTTTCGCCCATACGAAGGATGCAGTGTACAAAATCGACGGTGACACGATGAAAGGATTGATAGGCGTGCTCATGTGTGGCATCCTCCTTTTTGCCCTTTCCGCCTGTAATACCATCCATGGGATGGGGCAGGATATCGAAAAAGGGGGAGAGGCCATTCAGCGGGCCGTGAAATAGGCCGGCCTCTCCGGAAGGCCACCTTTTCCCGGTTCGCATGTTTGATCCCACTGAAAAACCCGATTCTCGCGTCGTTGCTTCAATTTTCCAGCCCATGCGGCGTTCGCAAATTTCGCGCCTTCTTGCCTGCGCCTGCCTGACGGCAGACAGGGCATCTCGGGCTTTTTGAGCGGGATCAGGTTTTATTAAAGTCGATTCGCCTTCGCTCCGAAGAGTTTTGACGAGAGGAAACATGGATGTCGTATTCCCACAACCCTTTTCTCTCGGAGTCTTGTCATGCCTGTTTACGTTTGGGAAGGTGTCACCGTCTCGGGTGAGAGGTCAAAGGGAGAGATAGAGGCGAAAGACGAAAGGGCGGCCCGGCTCCTTCTCCTTAGGCAGCACATCAACCCATCTAAGGTCAAGGCCAAGCCAAAGGACCTCCTTGCGAACGTCTCGTTTCTCAAGCCCAAGGTCAAGGTCAACGACATCGTCATCTTCACCCGTCAGCTTTCGACTATGATCGACGCGGGTCTTCCCCTCATACAGGGGCTGGAAGCCCTTGCCTCCCAGCAGGAAAACCGGACATTCAAGGAGACGCTCCAGACAATCAAGACAGACGTGGAGTCCGGGTCCACCTTTGCGGACGCCCTCAGAAAATATCCCAAACTCTTTGACCGGCTCTATTGCAACATGGTGGCCGCAGGCGAGATGGGCGGCATCCTCGACGAGGTCATGTCGCGTCTTGCCGCTTACATGGAAAAGGCCCAGCGTCTCAAGAGAAAGGTCAAGGGCGCCATGACGTATCCGGCAATCGTCCTGGGCATTGCAGCCCTTGTCCTCGCTGTCATTCTGATCTTCGTGATCCCGGTCTTTCAGAAGATGTTTGCCGAATTCGGCCACGCCCTTCCCCTGCCCACCCAGATCGTCATAGGCATCAGCGAGTTCGTGAAGTCCTATTTTCTTGTCATTATCGGCGCTGTGGGTGTGGGCGTCTTTCTGTTCAAAAGGTACTACGGTACGGCCAAGGGACGGAAAACGGTCGACAGGCTGCTTCTTCGCGCCCCTGTCTTCGGCGTACTCCTTCGAAAGGTGGCGGTCGCCAAGCTGACGCGTACCCTCGGCACACTTATTACGAGCGGCGTTCCTATTATCGAGGCACTGAATGTGGCCGCAGGCACTGCTGGAAACAAGATCGTGGAGGAGGCGATCTACAGTGTCAGGTCAAGCATCAGCGAGGGACGGACCATCGCTCAGCCACTTCAGGAAAGCGGGATATTTCCGGGGATGGTCACCCAGATGATAGCAGTAGGGGAGGCCACCGGCGCGCTCGATCAGATGCTCAACAAGATCGCGGACTTCTACGACGAGGAGGTTGACGCCGCGGTCGATGCCCTCACAAGCATGATAGAGCCCTTCATGATCCTCTTCCTTGGGGGGACTATAGGATCCATCATCGTTGCCATGTATCTGCCCATCTTCAAGATGGCAGGGGTTGTAGCGGGGAATTAAAGCAAAAGGTCTGGCTGCTCTCCATAAAAAAGGCCCCCGGGATAATCTTCGGGGGCCTTATCGTCTTTCATGTCTTAACAGGTGTAAGATAGATCCTACCACCAGCTAACTGTCTGGTCGGCGTCGAAGATCATCTGGACCAGCATGTCATAGTTGGGTTTCCCGAGATAGAGTTTGAACTCCTGAGCCTCGCGGTCTCGATTGAGGATCGATACGAGGGTCTGGGTGGTGGCATCCGGTTCTGATCGATATATGTGAAGGATCTTTTTGACCTCGCTCATGTGTGCCTCCTCACTCCGCGCAAGCCGGCGGCGGCGCGTTGGTCTGTTTGGGGAGCCCGTAAGGGATGATGACATCCGCCTCTCTGAGCCTCTCGCCCAGTT containing:
- a CDS encoding methyl-accepting chemotaxis protein, which produces MGINFIDNLNMKAKTVLILAVLFVGFVCVGWFVRGMDENVELAVHRIMEVDDLIRHVDDAMAAIRGFHLMGKEEFRAEYEKDIDEFSREGEDLHKILESKDNRDRLNGILKNVKEWRDLNAPRWDLMRKDIASGRSLEGEDRKRLDEITEKSAEMHKKTMSDLMVLQDDIKDSNLGRIHRGYINTVIAIALTFLVVSAFVFLVLSRLGGAIREANQAVVCLAEGDFSFDVRPRGKDEAGQMLAAIKATKEALAGLISKVKASAEAVAGKGVELQAASVQFSGAAEKDVSSALAVRNGAESASASVSAVAAAMEEMTATISEISRNTVQAKDASDRASSEATEAQAVVSALSAAAAKVGEMSRLIGSIAEQTNLLALNATIEAARAGEAGKGFAVVANEVKELAKQTAQSVTEIDAIVRNIQEGTAGAADVVTRITDAIRLVTDMTNSIASAIEEQTAASAEIAGRLQQADGEVRGMADLASGIVDASNETAEVSNRVKAAADSLKTVSDELAKDVSAFRL
- a CDS encoding methyl-accepting chemotaxis protein, translated to MKFLSDMSIGTKIIAITAGVIAFVAMVLLVAYWKISKADIEDHAEEKARAIILQAEAMREIMAAHHADGAFNAYVEDIKRDLANADPAVRKEAIGRFLGTVPVVNSMMLMAKNAKEGGYILRVPKEDPRNPANAPDPVERDVLKKLETGAREWRVVGEYKDPEGGLMRPALRFFRPIVLTEECLACHGDPATSAKHWGNSDGLDPTGARMEGWKAGEVHGAFEIVYFLDGPMAAMKKNLLIGAMLAVSGVLVLAALITWVTRRVLTRPLDHLIRHAELVSAGDISQDVPVTGRDEMGRLAAAFNGMLQGLRGIIGNVKESVEVVTEASRLLLDMSRSMGERSEITSKDAAQASETSRLASENIQTIAASVRDFSIASQEIATNVTQAATISNQAKCRMDDSREYIQKLGLNSQEIGRATRLIVEIVEQTNLLALNATIEAARAGEAGKGFAVVANEVKELAKQTAQAAEEITAMVQVIQEDSSRTVDAIESVSAIIDQLNDIDNTIASAVEEQTATVSEITRNIDHAAVGTSEVSKIVHDVAAGSEETAKIAAATREQAIRLAGLADQMRNVIGAFRV
- a CDS encoding entericidin A/B family lipoprotein; translated protein: MKGLIGVLMCGILLFALSACNTIHGMGQDIEKGGEAIQRAVK
- a CDS encoding type II secretion system F family protein encodes the protein MPVYVWEGVTVSGERSKGEIEAKDERAARLLLLRQHINPSKVKAKPKDLLANVSFLKPKVKVNDIVIFTRQLSTMIDAGLPLIQGLEALASQQENRTFKETLQTIKTDVESGSTFADALRKYPKLFDRLYCNMVAAGEMGGILDEVMSRLAAYMEKAQRLKRKVKGAMTYPAIVLGIAALVLAVILIFVIPVFQKMFAEFGHALPLPTQIVIGISEFVKSYFLVIIGAVGVGVFLFKRYYGTAKGRKTVDRLLLRAPVFGVLLRKVAVAKLTRTLGTLITSGVPIIEALNVAAGTAGNKIVEEAIYSVRSSISEGRTIAQPLQESGIFPGMVTQMIAVGEATGALDQMLNKIADFYDEEVDAAVDALTSMIEPFMILFLGGTIGSIIVAMYLPIFKMAGVVAGN